In Babylonia areolata isolate BAREFJ2019XMU chromosome 19, ASM4173473v1, whole genome shotgun sequence, a single window of DNA contains:
- the LOC143294081 gene encoding solute carrier family 23 member 1-like, with translation MEHTTKDECAVTLGNQTCQQDTTKDRKPRPPGEKEGMLYKVHHAPPIHVTLILALQHVLMTVTGSLSMPILLAELLCAEDPGPVRARLCGISLFLSGLATVLQCTVGVRLPIVQGGSHAFLAPIIAVLALDRWRCPQGPQNDPDEAWMTRMREIQGNLILASLAQVVLGCTGLLGFLMRFIGPLTVAPTISLIGLSVTHVVSKYCQVHWGIAFMTVGLVVVFSLLLGPYQQPVPSWSRRQGCHISRFPVLRLFAVILAMAVTWLFCFTLTVTDVLPSNSTSAGYQARTDTRLHVLHEAPWVSFPYPFQFGMPTISAAGFVGMLVATLCSVVESVGDYFAVAYACHAPPPPSSAVNRGVAVEGLASVISGMLGAGHATTSYSEATAVTVITRVGSRRVTQMAGLLLALSGLLSKLGAVISLIPDPVIGGALGVMLSMVTAIGLSTALHANMTAFRNMAIFGLSMMMGIGVPQWVTGHVGAIDTGNAEMDQILVVTLGTPMFVGGFVGCFLDNIIPGTLEERGFLNWREKTTNAESSEGDDIQNTYDLPYVSGLIRNIPLCSYIPVSPSFQERTSGSGVSSRNRKPLNQNGEVGDVQMNGQATELLSISSDVRI, from the exons ATGGAACACACCACGAAAGATGAGTGTGCTGTCACCCTGGGCAACCAGACTTGTCAACAAGATACCACCAAAGACAGGAAACCCAGACCTCCGGGCGAGAAGGAAGGAATGTTGTACAAGGTCCACCACGCCCCTCCCATTCATGTCACCCTCATTTTGGCATTGCAG CACGTCCTGATGACTGTTACTGGCAGTCTGTCCATGCCCATACTTCTGGCAGAGCTTCTGTGCGCGGAGGACCCAGGGCCCGTCAGGGCCAGACTGTGCGGCATCAGTCTGTTCCTGTCTGGACTGGCCACTGTCCTTCAGTGTACCGTTGGTGTCAG ATTACCCATAGTTCAAGGCGGTTCCCACGCCTTTCTGGCCCCTATCATCGCCGTGTTGGCCCTTGATAGATGGCGCTGTCCACAAG GGCCACAGAATGACCCAGACGAAGCTTGGATGACCAGAATGAGGGAG ATCCAAGGCAACCTGATCCTGGCCTCACTGGCCCAGGTGGTCTTAGGGTGCACGGGTCTGCTGGGCTTCCTGATGAGGTTCATTGGGCCCCTCACTGTGgcccccaccatctccctcatCGGCCTCTCCGTCACCCACGTCGTCAGCAAGTACTGCCAGGTCCACTGGGGAATTGCCTTCAT gacggtggggctggtggtggtgttctcccTCCTGCTGGGTCCCTACCAGCAGCCTGTCCCCTCCTGGTCACGGCGCCAAGGGTGCCACATCTCGCGCTTCCCCGTCCTGCGTCTGTTCGCC GTGATACTGGCCATGGCGGTAACATGGCTGTTCTGCTTCACGCTGACGGTGACAGACGTGTTGCCTAGCAACTCCACCAGTGCCGGCTACCAGGCCCGCACAGACACACGCCTGCACGTGCTGCACGAGGCGCCCTGGGTTTCCTTCCCCTACCCCT tccagttcGGCATGCCCACCATCAGCGCGGCAGGGTTCGTGGGCATGCTGGTCGCCACCCTATGTTCCGTGGTGGAGTCTGTCGGGGACTACTTCGCCGTGGCATACGCCTGCCACGCGCCCCCACCGCCCTCCAGCGCCGTCAacaggggggtggcggtggaggggcTGGCGAGTGTGATCAGCGGGATGCTGGGGGCCGGACACGCCACCACCTCCTACAGCGAAGCTACCGCGGTCACCGTCATCACCAGG GTGGGCAGTCGTAGGGTGACCCAAATGGCCGGCCTGCTCCTGGCGCTATCGGGTCTCCTCAGCAAGCTGGGCGCGGTGATCTCCCTTATCCCTGACCCCGTCATAGGGGGCGCCCTGGGGGTCATGCTCTCCATGGTGACGGCCATTGGTCTGAGCACCGCCCTCCACGCCAACATGACGGCTTTCCGAAACATGGCCATCTTCGGACTGTCCATGATGATGGGGATTGGGGTTCCCCAGTGGGTGACTGGGCACGTGGGGGCCATTGATACTG GTAATGCAGAAATGGACCAGATTCTGGTAGTGACACTGGGGACCCCCATGTTTGTGGGAGGCTTCGTCGGCTGCTTCCTGGACAACATTATTCCTG GTACTTTGGAGGAACGAGGCTTTCTCAACTGGCGAGAGAAAACAACGAATGCGGAGTCCAGTGAAGGGGACGACATTCAGAACACTTACGACTTACCGTACGTGTCCGGACTGATCCGGAACATTCCGCTCTGTTCCTACATCCCCGTTTCGCCGTCCTTCCAAGAGCGGACTTCCGGAAGTGGCGTGAGCAGCAGGAACCGGAAGCCACTGAACCAAAATGGTGAAGTGGGTGATGTCCAGATGAATGGCCAAGCTACTGAGTTATTGTCCATTTCATCAGATGTTAGGATATAG